In Prochlorococcus marinus XMU1404, the following proteins share a genomic window:
- a CDS encoding translation initiation factor SUI1, with the protein MGKKNWIEFDNQEKKSEETAKLDTFNKRSKINISKQKKGKKGKTITLIRGLGTEDEILLKELLKKIKVFCGTGGTLIDSNIQLQGDMVLKSIEFLRKEGFHNL; encoded by the coding sequence ATGGGAAAAAAGAATTGGATAGAATTTGACAATCAAGAAAAAAAATCTGAAGAAACAGCTAAATTAGATACTTTTAACAAAAGATCAAAAATAAATATTTCAAAACAAAAAAAAGGTAAAAAGGGTAAGACTATCACTTTAATTAGAGGGTTAGGAACTGAGGATGAGATCTTATTAAAAGAATTACTAAAAAAAATTAAAGTTTTTTGTGGTACTGGAGGAACATTGATTGATAGTAATATCCAGTTACAGGGTGATATGGTATTGAAATCAATTGAGTTTCTTCGTAAAGAGGGATTTCATAATTTATGA
- the cysC gene encoding adenylyl-sulfate kinase yields MIQTMKEQDQTKSTNIKWHNLTIDREKLEKMRGHKGMVIWFTGLSGSGKSTLANALNEFLHLDGFSTYVLDGDNIRHGLCKDLGFSDEDREENIRRIGEVANLFMNAGIITITAFVSPFISDRDKVRQIIGSKDFIEVYCAADITVCENRDTKGLYKKARLGEILEFTGISSPYEAPNNPEIVVDTGSLDLNDSVEKVINYLKKENFLKKA; encoded by the coding sequence ATGATTCAAACAATGAAAGAGCAAGATCAAACAAAGTCAACCAATATAAAATGGCACAATTTAACTATTGATAGAGAAAAGTTAGAGAAAATGAGAGGTCATAAAGGTATGGTTATCTGGTTTACAGGTTTATCTGGCTCTGGTAAAAGTACTTTAGCCAATGCTTTAAATGAATTTTTACACTTAGATGGGTTTTCGACTTACGTGTTGGATGGAGATAATATTAGACATGGTTTATGTAAAGATCTTGGTTTTTCGGATGAAGATAGAGAAGAAAATATAAGAAGAATTGGGGAAGTTGCCAATTTATTTATGAATGCTGGAATAATAACTATTACAGCATTCGTTTCACCATTTATTAGCGATAGAGATAAGGTGAGACAAATTATTGGATCTAAGGATTTTATTGAAGTTTATTGTGCTGCAGATATCACAGTTTGCGAAAATAGGGATACTAAAGGTCTTTATAAGAAAGCTCGTTTGGGTGAAATTTTGGAATTTACAGGGATTTCTAGTCCATATGAAGCTCCTAATAATCCAGAAATTGTTGTTGATACAGGTTCTTTAGATTTAAATGATTCCGTTGAAAAAGTTATTAACTACCTTAAAAAAGAAAACTTTCTTAAAAAGGCCTAA
- the purE gene encoding 5-(carboxyamino)imidazole ribonucleotide mutase — MGSDSDLKTLKPAIDILREFGIKTEVCILSAHRTPIEMMEFAKNAESENIKVIIAGAGGAAHLPGMLASITCIPVIGVPVESKTLKGIDSLLSIVQMPAGIPVATVAINGSKNAGLLAIEIISLFDESIKKNLKEFRENLHTQVRTKNSKLSTLGADNYLQNK, encoded by the coding sequence ATGGGTAGTGATTCAGATTTAAAAACATTGAAGCCTGCCATTGACATTTTAAGAGAATTTGGAATAAAAACTGAAGTTTGTATACTTTCTGCCCATCGAACCCCTATTGAAATGATGGAATTTGCAAAAAATGCAGAATCAGAAAACATAAAGGTAATAATTGCCGGTGCTGGTGGTGCTGCTCATCTTCCAGGAATGCTGGCATCCATCACTTGCATTCCTGTAATTGGAGTACCAGTAGAGAGTAAGACACTCAAGGGGATTGACTCTCTTTTATCAATTGTTCAAATGCCCGCTGGGATTCCAGTTGCAACAGTTGCAATTAATGGAAGTAAGAATGCTGGATTATTGGCAATAGAGATTATTAGTTTATTTGATGAATCAATAAAGAAAAATTTAAAAGAATTCAGAGAAAATCTTCATACACAGGTAAGAACTAAAAATAGTAAGTTATCAACCCTTGGAGCTGACAATTATCTTCAAAATAAATGA
- the bchM gene encoding magnesium protoporphyrin IX methyltransferase has protein sequence MKSNRIIEKSEVREYFNGTGFERWNKIYSKSDEINTVQKNIRKGHQKTVDDVVSYIKNYPELTKKSFCDAGCGVGSLSIPLLRLGIKELQMSDISSEMIKETKKRINALGLNQGKIKYEVCDLEKLKGLFDVVVCLDVFIHYPQPVAEEMVQHLCDLSKEKLIVSFAPYTPVLAVLKNIGKLFPGPSKTTRAYTLKEKGIINAAKERGFKVVKKKLNQAPFYFSKLIEFEKI, from the coding sequence ATGAAGTCAAATAGGATTATAGAAAAAAGTGAAGTTAGGGAGTATTTTAATGGTACTGGCTTTGAAAGATGGAATAAAATTTATAGCAAATCTGATGAAATTAATACAGTTCAGAAAAATATTAGGAAAGGTCATCAAAAAACTGTAGATGATGTGGTTTCATACATCAAAAATTATCCTGAACTAACAAAAAAAAGTTTTTGTGATGCAGGATGTGGTGTAGGAAGTCTTTCCATACCTTTACTAAGACTTGGTATAAAAGAACTACAGATGAGCGATATTTCTTCTGAAATGATTAAAGAAACAAAAAAACGCATTAATGCATTAGGTTTGAATCAAGGTAAAATCAAATATGAAGTCTGTGATCTGGAAAAATTAAAAGGATTATTTGATGTTGTAGTTTGTTTGGATGTATTTATTCATTATCCTCAACCAGTCGCAGAAGAAATGGTCCAACATTTATGCGATTTAAGCAAAGAAAAACTAATCGTTAGCTTTGCTCCTTATACTCCAGTGCTTGCTGTTTTAAAAAATATTGGGAAATTATTTCCTGGGCCAAGCAAAACTACAAGAGCATATACATTGAAAGAAAAGGGCATTATTAATGCTGCTAAAGAAAGAGGATTTAAAGTAGTTAAAAAGAAATTAAATCAAGCTCCTTTTTATTTTTCAAAACTAATTGAATTTGAAAAAATTTAA
- a CDS encoding response regulator transcription factor, translating to MNEINQINNEPVRKSRILLVDDEPGLRTAVKTFLEDEGFEIFIAVDGEDGWEKAQTVFPDLIISDVMMPRSNGYALLEKIREDEKLGGTPVIFLTAKGMTLDRTEGYLAGVDDYISKPFDPDELAARVKNVINRQDRLLKEAARFADIDVSKMAKQITEIKSMLTGQNQTNQENKINLPSFTPREASVLQLVAEGLMNKEIARQLETSIRNVEKYVSRLFIKTGTSSRTELVRYALENHLVK from the coding sequence ATGAATGAAATTAATCAAATAAATAATGAACCAGTACGAAAATCAAGAATTTTATTAGTTGATGATGAGCCTGGTTTAAGAACAGCTGTTAAAACATTTCTAGAGGATGAAGGCTTTGAAATATTTATTGCAGTTGATGGAGAGGATGGTTGGGAAAAAGCTCAAACAGTTTTTCCGGATTTGATAATAAGCGATGTTATGATGCCCCGATCTAACGGTTATGCTTTATTAGAAAAAATTAGAGAGGATGAAAAATTAGGAGGAACTCCAGTTATTTTTCTAACTGCGAAAGGAATGACCCTAGACAGAACGGAAGGTTATCTTGCAGGAGTTGATGATTATATTTCCAAACCTTTCGATCCCGATGAATTAGCTGCAAGAGTTAAAAATGTAATCAACAGACAAGATCGTTTACTAAAAGAAGCGGCACGATTCGCAGATATTGATGTAAGCAAAATGGCGAAACAAATCACTGAAATAAAATCTATGCTCACAGGCCAAAACCAGACTAATCAAGAAAATAAAATTAATCTTCCTAGTTTTACTCCAAGAGAAGCAAGTGTACTTCAACTAGTAGCAGAGGGGCTGATGAATAAGGAAATTGCAAGACAACTTGAAACATCTATTAGAAATGTTGAGAAATATGTAAGTAGACTTTTTATAAAGACAGGTACATCTAGTCGAACCGAATTAGTTCGTTATGCGCTTGAAAATCATTTAGTAAAATAA
- a CDS encoding cysteine desulfurase family protein, whose protein sequence is MLSTPILLDYQSSTPCSKDVVDSMQPFWSEIFSNPASKSNLAGINASAILEASREKIEQSLFLKNKKVIFTSGATESNNLALLGFARNYYKKTGNYGHIITLKTEHKAVLEPLNQLKKEGFMVTEINPQKDGLISEELFKKNIRKETFLVSVMLANNEIGVIQPLENISKICKSRGITFHSDFAQCLGYIELDNLLSDVNMITMSSHKIYGPKGIGLLLIDGEINLEPLIVGGGQEYGLRSGTLPLPLVVGFAKAIEIAVFNQKNNAEKLLLYRNNLLEGLLENNSGLLINGSIEKRLPHNLNLTVLDLNGAKFHKLLKSKIICSSGSACSNGEPSHVLLALGRSFKEAESSIRLSIGLSTNSDDIKRAIYILTNTIKSLR, encoded by the coding sequence ATGCTATCAACTCCTATACTACTAGACTATCAATCTTCGACTCCTTGCTCTAAAGATGTTGTTGATTCTATGCAACCTTTTTGGAGTGAGATATTTTCTAACCCTGCAAGCAAATCTAATTTGGCCGGGATTAATGCAAGCGCTATATTGGAAGCCTCAAGAGAAAAAATAGAACAAAGTTTATTTCTTAAGAATAAAAAAGTTATTTTTACAAGCGGAGCAACAGAATCTAACAACTTAGCCTTATTAGGTTTTGCTAGAAATTACTATAAAAAAACAGGAAATTACGGACATATTATTACCTTAAAAACAGAGCATAAAGCTGTTTTGGAGCCCCTAAACCAACTAAAAAAAGAGGGATTTATGGTTACAGAAATTAATCCTCAGAAAGATGGCTTAATTTCAGAAGAACTGTTTAAAAAGAATATAAGAAAAGAGACATTTCTGGTTAGTGTCATGTTGGCAAATAACGAAATAGGAGTTATTCAGCCTTTAGAGAATATTTCAAAGATATGTAAATCGAGAGGAATAACTTTTCACTCTGATTTCGCACAATGTTTAGGTTATATCGAGTTAGACAATCTTTTATCAGATGTAAATATGATTACGATGAGTTCTCATAAAATATATGGTCCTAAAGGGATAGGACTTCTTTTGATTGATGGAGAAATTAATCTTGAACCTTTAATTGTTGGTGGAGGTCAGGAATATGGTCTCAGGTCTGGTACATTACCTCTTCCTTTAGTAGTTGGCTTTGCTAAAGCAATAGAGATAGCAGTTTTTAATCAAAAAAATAATGCTGAGAAATTACTTTTATACAGAAATAATCTTTTAGAGGGTTTGTTAGAAAATAATTCTGGTTTATTAATTAATGGCTCCATAGAAAAGAGATTACCTCACAATCTAAATTTGACTGTATTGGATTTAAACGGAGCAAAGTTTCATAAACTTTTAAAATCTAAAATAATTTGTTCTAGTGGATCTGCATGTAGTAATGGTGAACCATCTCATGTTTTATTAGCATTAGGTAGATCTTTTAAAGAAGCAGAATCTTCAATTAGGTTAAGTATTGGACTAAGCACTAATTCAGATGATATAAAACGAGCAATTTATATTCTTACAAATACGATCAAATCATTACGATAG